From a single Brettanomyces bruxellensis chromosome 7, complete sequence genomic region:
- a CDS encoding uncharacterized protein (MEROPS:MER0004321), translating into MSKRSCHIASTRDSAFKKSQQESSAGCFSTLKHLLLPKRRRHINESVSLSEKSSNLSIQGNATRKVKVNNKLDQKDSKSVVSEEPAAYSPYCFSPMSSSSSTTAECKTCDIPRKKCDTHSEIANSALSRDQTTLFGKTACTFETFDSSRRLELLRKQMKIWKLTAYIIPSEDEHQSEYTAPKDQRREYISGFTGSAGVAIITLDRAALSTDGRYFLQAGRQLDGNWQLLKQGVEGYPDWKQWTMDEVMDEVREHKEDGILRSDEIGTIGVDPRLISVKTGVELKELCFNYNLNFATILDHNLVDDTMKLEHYVPPHKDISELMLFKHELQYSGESTTSKLARIRKFMKNASVFAVIVSALDEIAWVLNLRGNDIAYNPVFFSYLVITSDSVKLYVDKRKLSKDIITYLCSCSENFQIYRYNQFWRDLPALDSQDPSLNTVNTETEPSYALFTQLPSIYEVMRRSIVGEFKGIKNETEISGNRNAQLRDSVALCQLYAWLDEKLKNGDTLSEMDVANRSAYYRSQQKYFKGLSFATIASTGPNSAVVHYEPTDKECSIVDPDAVFLCDSGAQYLDGTTDITRTYHFGLPSALEKKIFTLVLNGHLRIAMLQFKQGTSSYYIDSLGRDPLLKEGYKYSHGTGHGIDTYICVHSGPCGLSPAKTSYNYKPLEPGNFLSDEPGCYLTDQFGVRIESDVLVTKSNKSNELAFEYMTLVPFDLNLIDKTYLTDEQVTWINAYHKRVYDSISPILTSIHDVRALRWLRKETHSI; encoded by the coding sequence ATGTCAAAAAGATCCTGCCACATTGCTTCCACAAGGGACTCTGCTTTTAAAAAATCGCAACAAGAGTCTTCTGCTGGCTGCTTTTCAACGTTGAAGCATCTCTTGTTACCGAAACGGCGTCGCCATATAAATGAATCAGTCTCTTTGTCGGAGAAATCATCAAATCTGTCTATACAGGGTAATGCAACAAGAAAGGTGAAAGTGAACAATAAATTAGACCAAAAGGATTCGAAAAGTGTTGTTTCCGAAGAACCTGCCGCATACTCGCCCTATTGCTTTTCTCCTATgtcatcatcctcttctACTACAGCCGAGTGCAAAACATGCGATAttccaagaaagaaatgtgATACGCACAGTGAGATCGCAAATTCAGCACTTTCTCGTGATCAGACTACGTTATTTGGCAAAACTGCTTGTACATTTGAAACCTTTGACTCATCACGTCGTTTGGAACTTCTTAGAAAGCAAATGAAGATCTGGAAGCTTACAGCATACATCATACCATCTGAGGACGAACATCAGAGCGAGTACACTGCACCAAAGGACCAGAGACGTGAATATATTTCTGGTTTTACCGGAAGTGCAGGTGTTGCAATCATTACCTTGGATAGGGCAGCACTTTCCACAGATGGCAGATATTTCTTGCAGGCTGGCAGACAGTTAGATGGTAACTGGCAGCTTTTAAAGCAAGGTGTTGAAGGTTATCCGGATTGGAAGCAGTGGACTATGGATGAGGTTATGGACGAAGTGAGAGAGCataaagaagatggaaTTCTTCGATCAGATGAAATTGGTACGATTGGTGTTGATCCAAGATTGATAAGTGTAAAGACAGGTGTTGAATTGAAAGAATTATGCTTTAATTACAATTTGAACTTTGCTACAATCTTAGATCATAACTTGGTTGATGATACCATGAAATTGGAGCACTATGTCCCTCCTCACAAAGATATTTCTGAATTAATGCTTTTCAAACATGAATTGCAATATTCAGGTGAATCTACGACAAGCAAATTGGCCCGCATTAGAAAGTTCATGAAGAATGCAAGCGTTTTTGCTGTTATTGTATCTGCCCTTGATGAAATTGCGTGGGTTCTCAATTTGAGAGGTAATGACATAGCGTACAACCCTGTgtttttctcttatttAGTGATTACTTCTGACTCGGTCAAACTGTACGTTGACAAACGCAAACTTTCTAAAGATATTATCACATATCTTTGCTCTTGTTCTGAAAATTTCCAGATTTACAGATACAATCAATTCTGGCGGGATCTACCAGCATTGGATTCCCAGGATCCAAGCTTAAACACTGTCAATACTGAAACAGAGCCAAGCTATGCTTTGTTCACTCAATTACCATCAATTTATGAAGTTATGAGACGGTCAATTGTTGGAGAATTCAAGGGAATCAAGAATGAGACAGAAATATCTGGAAACAGGAATGCTCAACTAAGGGACAGTGTCGCATTATGCCAGCTTTATGCATGGCTTGATGAAAAGCTCAAAAATGGTGACACTTTATCAGAAATGGATGTTGCAAACCGTTCTGCGTATTATAGAAGTCAGCAAAAATACTTTAAGGGACTATCCTTTGCTACAATTGCGTCAACAGGTCCAAATAGTGCTGTTGTGCATTATGAGCCTACAGACAAGGAGTGCTCCATTGTTGATCCAGATGCAGTATTTTTGTGTGATTCAGGTGCACAGTATTTAGATGGCACCACTGATATTACCAGAACATATCATTTTGGATTACCATCAGCTttagagaagaaaatatttacaCTTGTTCTGAATGGCCATCTCAGAATTGCAATGCTTCAATTCAAGCAGGGAACTTCTTCATATTACATTGATTCGTTGGGTAGAGATCCGCTCTTGAAGGAGGGTTATAAATACTCCCATGGCACGGGTCATGGGATTgatacatatatatgtgTCCACTCTGGACCATGTGGCCTCTCACCTGCAAAAACTTCATACAATTATAAGCCGCTAGAGCCTGGAAATTTTCTTAGTGATGAACCAGGTTGTTACTTGACAGACCAATTTGGTGTCCGGATTGAGAGCGATGTACTTGTGACCAAATCCAATAAATCCAATGAGTTAGCATTCGAATATATGACCCTTGTTCCTTTTGATTTGAACCTCATAGACAAGACGTATTTAACAGATGAGCAGGTCACATGGATTAATGCATACCACAAAAGAGTTTATGATAGTATTTCTCCTATTTTGACAAGCATCCATGACGTGCGTGCATTGAGATGGTTAAGGAAggagacacatagtattTAA